The following coding sequences are from one Candidatus Hydrogenedentota bacterium window:
- a CDS encoding redox-sensing transcriptional repressor Rex produces MVSEKTIERLSLYRRILVQVRADGAETIFSHDLAAGAQANAAQVRRDIMQLGCIGVPNGGYRVGDLLDSIDEFLYPPTYQKVALVGVGNLGRAILAHFAGRWRRLSIRAAFDKDPGKVGREFSGCPCYGVEALPRVVTDMGISLGVLAVPAAQAQGAAEMLFAAGVKGLLNFAPVRLQAPARVYVENVDLTSALDKVAFFARKRAEAPSMRSASGPA; encoded by the coding sequence ATGGTGTCGGAAAAGACCATAGAACGGCTCAGCCTGTACCGGCGGATTCTGGTGCAAGTGCGCGCGGACGGCGCGGAGACGATCTTCTCTCACGACTTGGCGGCGGGTGCGCAGGCGAACGCGGCGCAGGTGCGACGGGACATCATGCAACTGGGGTGCATCGGAGTTCCGAACGGCGGTTATCGCGTGGGCGACCTGCTCGACAGCATCGACGAGTTTCTTTATCCGCCGACGTACCAGAAGGTGGCGTTGGTGGGGGTGGGCAACCTGGGCAGGGCGATTCTGGCGCATTTCGCGGGCCGGTGGCGGCGGTTGAGCATTCGCGCGGCGTTCGACAAGGACCCGGGGAAGGTTGGGCGCGAGTTTTCCGGTTGTCCGTGCTATGGGGTGGAGGCGCTGCCGCGCGTGGTGACGGACATGGGTATCTCGCTGGGCGTGCTGGCGGTGCCGGCCGCGCAGGCGCAGGGCGCCGCCGAGATGCTGTTTGCGGCGGGGGTGAAAGGCTTGCTGAATTTCGCGCCGGTCCGGCTTCAGGCGCCGGCGCGCGTGTATGTAGAAAACGTGGACCTGACTTCCGCGCTGGACAAGGTGGCGTTTTTCGCGCGAAAACGTGCGGAGGCGCCGTCGATGCGCAGCGCGAGCGGGCCTGCGTAG